The proteins below are encoded in one region of Clostridium fermenticellae:
- a CDS encoding acyl-[acyl-carrier-protein] thioesterase, with protein MENKKVVSNDTKKMQVITEKEYNVHYYEVDYKKKLLITGLMNFFSDVAVQQSENLGIGLEYLKENNVAWVIYKWDIYLKRYPMFNEKVRVRTMPYSLRKFYAYRTFEMIDEKGDVIAEANSLWFFIDIKNRKSIRILDKMYDAYGIDRSNNKALNMEKIKSPERIDYEENFNIRYTDIDTNRHVNNVKYVDWAIETIPVDIVDNYELKSISIIYEKEITYGEHIKVVTQIEENNNDITCIHEVRNSDKKGVAKLKTVWIKN; from the coding sequence ATGGAAAATAAAAAAGTCGTTAGTAATGATACTAAAAAGATGCAAGTAATTACTGAGAAAGAATACAATGTACATTACTATGAAGTGGATTATAAAAAGAAACTTTTAATAACGGGCCTTATGAACTTTTTTAGTGATGTTGCAGTACAGCAGTCTGAAAATTTGGGAATAGGGCTTGAATATCTAAAGGAAAATAATGTGGCGTGGGTAATCTATAAATGGGATATATATTTAAAAAGATATCCTATGTTTAATGAAAAGGTGAGAGTTAGAACAATGCCATATTCCCTTAGGAAATTTTATGCGTATAGGACTTTTGAAATGATAGATGAAAAGGGGGATGTCATTGCAGAGGCTAACTCTCTATGGTTTTTTATAGACATTAAAAATAGGAAAAGTATAAGAATTTTAGATAAAATGTATGATGCATATGGCATAGATAGAAGTAACAATAAGGCCTTAAATATGGAAAAAATAAAATCGCCTGAACGAATAGATTATGAGGAGAATTTTAATATAAGATATACAGACATAGATACTAATCGTCATGTGAATAATGTAAAATATGTTGACTGGGCAATAGAAACGATTCCAGTTGACATTGTGGATAATTATGAATTGAAAAGTATAAGCATAATCTACGAAAAGGAAATAACTTATGGAGAACATATAAAGGTTGTAACTCAAATAGAAGAAAATAATAATGATATTACATGCATACATGAAGTTAGAAACTCTGATAAAAAGGGAGTTGCAAAACTAAAAACTGTATGGATTAAAAATTAA
- a CDS encoding DUF3006 domain-containing protein has translation MYAIIDRFEGKYAVLNLKDGSTMNICKKKFLMVLRKVMYYL, from the coding sequence TTGTATGCAATAATAGATAGATTTGAAGGAAAATATGCTGTCTTAAATCTCAAAGATGGCAGTACTATGAATATATGTAAAAAAAAATTCCTGATGGTGCTAAGGAAGGTGATGTATTATCTATAA
- a CDS encoding NAD(P)/FAD-dependent oxidoreductase — protein MKKSYDIIIVGAGPAGIFTALETAKLNPDFSILIIDKGRNIEDRKCPARATGRCVNCKPCGITFGWSGAGAFSDGKLSLSPEVGGRILEYMSEDKAKSLIKYCDDIYLKFGANKTVYGLNNENIDNIKYEASKHNIRLIECPVRHLGTELAYNVLRKMYYHLINETNTDFIELTEVEDIIISNGKVSGVVLINSDGKVTVNCRYLVAAPGRGGAEWLANEAKKLNVKTTNNAVDIGVRVEVPNSIMDHLTKYLYEAKLIYYSDTFDNKVRTFCMNPGGVVSEEHYDGSIAVVNGHSYSEKELRTENTNFAMLVSTTFTEPFNKPITYGKYIAELGNMLTGGGIMVQRLGDLLNGRRTDYSRLKKSTTIPTLKSAVPGDLSFVLPQRHLTSIVEALKAFDKVAPGLYSKNTLLYGVEVKFYSSKFETNKNFRTSIENLYTIGDGAGITRGLMQASVTGVVVARDIMNR, from the coding sequence TTGAAAAAAAGTTATGATATTATTATAGTTGGGGCAGGACCAGCAGGGATATTTACAGCTTTGGAGACTGCAAAACTTAACCCTGATTTCAGTATTCTTATAATAGATAAGGGCAGAAATATAGAGGACAGAAAATGTCCAGCTAGAGCTACTGGAAGGTGTGTTAACTGTAAACCTTGTGGTATAACATTTGGTTGGTCTGGTGCAGGAGCATTTTCGGATGGAAAATTGTCCTTAAGCCCTGAAGTAGGCGGAAGAATACTTGAATATATGTCAGAAGATAAAGCAAAAAGCCTAATTAAGTACTGTGATGATATATACTTGAAATTTGGAGCAAATAAGACTGTATATGGTTTGAATAATGAAAATATAGATAATATAAAATATGAAGCAAGCAAACATAATATAAGATTAATAGAATGTCCGGTAAGGCATCTGGGGACAGAGCTTGCTTACAATGTTTTGAGAAAGATGTATTATCATCTAATTAATGAAACTAATACTGATTTTATTGAACTGACAGAGGTAGAAGATATAATTATATCAAATGGAAAAGTTAGTGGAGTTGTACTCATAAATTCAGATGGCAAGGTTACCGTGAATTGTAGGTATTTGGTTGCTGCACCTGGAAGAGGCGGAGCTGAATGGCTTGCAAATGAAGCAAAAAAGTTGAATGTTAAAACTACAAATAATGCGGTGGATATAGGTGTCAGGGTCGAGGTGCCAAACTCCATAATGGATCACCTTACTAAATATCTATATGAAGCTAAGTTAATATATTATTCAGATACATTTGATAATAAAGTTAGAACTTTCTGCATGAATCCAGGAGGAGTAGTGTCAGAAGAGCATTATGATGGCTCGATAGCAGTGGTAAACGGTCATAGCTATTCGGAAAAAGAATTGCGGACAGAAAATACTAATTTTGCTATGCTTGTATCAACTACATTTACAGAACCCTTTAATAAGCCGATTACTTATGGAAAGTATATTGCAGAACTTGGAAATATGCTTACGGGTGGCGGAATAATGGTTCAAAGACTTGGTGACCTTTTAAATGGAAGAAGAACTGACTATTCAAGACTTAAAAAGTCCACAACAATACCAACCCTTAAATCAGCTGTACCAGGTGATTTGAGTTTTGTATTACCGCAGAGACATTTGACTTCAATAGTAGAGGCATTAAAAGCATTTGATAAAGTAGCACCAGGGCTTTACAGTAAAAATACACTGTTATATGGAGTTGAGGTCAAGTTTTATTCAAGCAAATTTGAAACAAATAAAAATTTCAGAACATCAATAGAAAATTTATATACCATAGGGGATGGAGCTGGTATAACAAGAGGACTTATGCAGGCATCTGTAACGGGTGTGGTTGTTGCCAGAGACATTATGAATAGATAG
- a CDS encoding DUF3006 family protein codes for MPDGAKEGDVLSINEKIEINIKKTDERNVKIKKLTNDIWND; via the coding sequence ATTCCTGATGGTGCTAAGGAAGGTGATGTATTATCTATAAATGAAAAAATAGAAATAAATATTAAAAAAACAGATGAAAGAAATGTTAAGATTAAAAAGTTAACAAATGATATCTGGAATGATTAA
- a CDS encoding NAD(P)/FAD-dependent oxidoreductase, whose product MFHDILILGGGASGIMSAIISKDMGKDVAIIEGSQRIGNKILMTGNGRCNITNSDISLDRYHCESKNFPKYSLENFSLSDTEDFFMNLGLPISLADNKKMYPLSLQASSVLDILRMALEDRSIPVYLNNKVKNIATTLNGFKIETNSNKLFSCNKIILCCGGKSASNTGSDGSGFTLAQKLGHSIIHPLPALVQLKLAYKNLKALSGVKFNGNAQIFVNGEPLKKDFGEILFTDYGISGPPILQLSRTASCALYKNKSVKLCIDMMPNTHSSVLKESLENHWGIFSYRSVFDSFIGIINKKIIPILLKEASIKDIHKPCFELGWMEKQKIIELLKNWQFTVSGTNAFKNSQVTAGGVNTSEINPVTLESKIIKNLFFAGEVMDVDGDCGGFNLQWAWSSGFTAGKSAAK is encoded by the coding sequence ATGTTTCATGACATATTAATACTAGGTGGTGGAGCTTCTGGTATAATGTCAGCAATCATCTCAAAGGATATGGGAAAAGATGTGGCTATAATTGAGGGATCACAGAGAATAGGTAATAAAATACTAATGACTGGCAATGGCAGATGCAATATAACAAACAGTGATATATCTCTTGACAGATATCACTGTGAAAGCAAAAATTTTCCTAAATACTCCCTTGAAAATTTTTCTTTGTCTGATACTGAGGATTTCTTTATGAACTTAGGACTTCCTATATCGCTAGCAGACAATAAGAAAATGTACCCATTATCACTCCAGGCTTCTTCTGTTCTTGATATACTGAGAATGGCTTTAGAAGACCGAAGTATACCTGTATACTTAAATAATAAGGTAAAAAATATAGCCACAACTTTAAATGGATTTAAAATTGAGACGAATAGTAATAAATTATTTTCATGCAATAAAATAATTTTATGCTGTGGTGGAAAATCAGCTTCAAACACTGGTTCTGATGGATCCGGATTTACCTTGGCACAGAAGTTAGGTCATAGTATAATTCATCCTCTGCCGGCCCTAGTGCAGCTAAAATTGGCATATAAAAATTTAAAAGCCCTATCTGGTGTAAAATTCAATGGTAATGCGCAGATATTTGTCAATGGAGAACCTCTTAAAAAAGATTTTGGAGAGATACTTTTCACTGACTATGGAATTTCCGGACCACCTATATTACAATTAAGCCGAACAGCTTCCTGTGCACTTTATAAAAATAAATCCGTAAAATTATGTATAGATATGATGCCTAACACACACAGTTCAGTATTAAAAGAATCCTTAGAAAATCACTGGGGTATTTTCAGTTACAGAAGCGTCTTTGATTCTTTTATAGGAATAATAAACAAAAAGATAATACCAATTTTATTAAAAGAAGCATCCATAAAAGATATACATAAACCCTGTTTTGAACTTGGCTGGATGGAAAAACAAAAAATAATCGAACTACTTAAAAACTGGCAATTTACGGTTTCTGGAACAAATGCATTTAAAAATTCGCAAGTCACTGCAGGCGGCGTAAACACAAGTGAAATAAATCCAGTAACACTTGAATCTAAAATAATTAAAAATTTATTTTTTGCGGGGGAAGTGATGGACGTAGATGGCGACTGCGGCGGGTTTAACCTTCAATGGGCATGGAGTTCAGGCTTTACTGCTGGAAAAAGTGCTGCAAAATAA
- a CDS encoding sensor histidine kinase has translation MYSYREENSNCILNIDGFLDSVNHDVRSSINSMMDAIDLILMDNINTAQKQNLNLIKSNTRNLLNLLNKTIDFFKIQFFNINIENITFDFKDFVNDIIKLSDKEISDNDIKFKTYVDQNIPGQLIGDVYRLKQIVRSIIVNVIKFSKHGIISFTVEIISSNQKQINLRFKIKSTSIYLCENDIYNLCRKFSNSNSIIETYIVKEIIELMGGRIQIIDGDKIGTSFQFDLTFEVGKESHLVDSGNENLCKVGNDSKFALKNSDIYEDIFFLTPL, from the coding sequence TTGTATAGTTATAGGGAAGAAAATAGTAATTGTATTTTGAATATCGACGGATTTTTAGACAGCGTAAATCACGATGTTAGAAGTTCAATAAATAGTATGATGGATGCTATAGATTTAATTCTTATGGATAATATAAATACTGCTCAAAAGCAAAATCTTAACTTGATAAAATCAAATACTCGCAATTTACTTAATTTATTAAATAAGACAATAGACTTTTTTAAAATACAGTTTTTCAATATAAATATTGAAAATATTACATTCGATTTCAAAGATTTCGTAAATGATATAATAAAATTGTCCGATAAAGAAATTAGTGATAATGATATCAAGTTTAAAACGTATGTAGATCAAAACATACCAGGTCAATTAATCGGAGATGTTTATAGATTGAAACAAATAGTAAGATCTATAATAGTAAATGTAATAAAGTTTTCAAAACATGGGATAATATCATTTACAGTAGAGATTATATCAAGTAATCAAAAACAAATAAATTTAAGATTTAAAATTAAAAGTACCAGTATATATTTGTGTGAAAATGATATATATAATCTATGCAGGAAGTTTTCTAATAGTAATTCTATTATTGAGACTTACATAGTAAAGGAAATTATAGAATTAATGGGTGGTAGAATTCAAATAATTGATGGAGATAAGATCGGTACATCATTTCAATTTGATCTTACATTTGAAGTTGGCAAGGAATCACATCTTGTTGACAGTGGTAATGAAAACTTATGTAAAGTGGGAAATGACTCGAAATTTGCGTTAAAAAATAGTGACATATATGAAGATATATTTTTTTTAACTCCGCTATAG
- a CDS encoding adenylosuccinate synthase: protein MSAFIVLGAQWGDEGKGKMTDYLAESAEVVVRFQGGNNAGHTVEVEDKQYKLHLIPSGILYGDKLNIIGNGVVLDPKSLFEEIDYLEDLGVKVTPDNLMISDRAQVVMPYHRILDGVKEKSRGKNDIGTTGKGIGPCYTDKAERSGIRVCDLMHTDVFKEKLQKNIEIKNDIITKVYGGNTLDFNAVYNEYLGYSKKLKPFVKDISVEVFNDIKSGKKVLFEGAQGTFLDIDYGTYPYVTSSNTIAGGVCTGAGVGPTMITNIVGIAKAYTTRVGKGPFPTELFDKTGDWIREKGHEYGVTTGRARRCGWLDLVILKTSARVSGLTSFAVTKIDTLAGLEKVKICVGYKMGSKVIDYVPASLEDLAECEPIYEELDGWDESIENSRSYDELPENAKLYLKRIEELTHTKVSIVSVGPKRDQTIRVSEI from the coding sequence ATGTCAGCATTTATTGTATTAGGAGCACAGTGGGGAGACGAAGGAAAAGGTAAGATGACAGATTACCTTGCTGAAAGTGCAGAGGTAGTTGTTAGATTTCAAGGTGGAAACAATGCAGGTCATACTGTTGAAGTTGAAGATAAACAATATAAACTCCATTTGATACCATCAGGCATACTTTATGGAGATAAGTTAAATATAATAGGAAACGGTGTAGTACTTGATCCTAAATCTCTTTTTGAGGAAATAGATTATCTCGAAGATCTTGGTGTTAAAGTTACTCCAGATAATTTAATGATAAGTGACAGAGCACAAGTTGTAATGCCGTATCATAGAATATTAGATGGTGTAAAAGAAAAATCAAGAGGCAAAAATGATATTGGTACAACTGGAAAAGGAATAGGACCTTGTTATACTGATAAAGCCGAAAGAAGTGGTATAAGAGTTTGTGATCTAATGCACACGGATGTTTTTAAAGAGAAGCTTCAAAAAAATATAGAGATTAAAAATGATATAATAACTAAGGTTTATGGAGGAAATACTTTAGATTTTAATGCTGTATACAATGAATATCTTGGGTATTCTAAGAAATTGAAACCTTTTGTAAAAGATATATCAGTAGAAGTGTTCAACGATATAAAAAGTGGTAAAAAAGTATTATTTGAAGGTGCACAGGGAACTTTTCTTGATATAGATTATGGAACTTATCCATATGTAACTTCGTCAAATACAATTGCAGGAGGAGTATGTACTGGAGCCGGAGTAGGTCCTACAATGATAACAAATATAGTTGGGATAGCTAAAGCATATACTACAAGAGTAGGCAAAGGACCATTTCCTACTGAATTATTTGATAAAACTGGTGACTGGATAAGAGAAAAAGGTCATGAATATGGAGTCACAACTGGTAGGGCAAGAAGGTGTGGATGGCTTGATCTTGTTATATTAAAAACGTCAGCTAGGGTTTCTGGCCTTACAAGCTTTGCGGTAACTAAAATAGATACTTTGGCTGGACTTGAAAAGGTAAAAATATGTGTAGGGTATAAAATGGGTTCAAAGGTAATAGATTATGTACCTGCAAGTCTAGAAGATCTTGCTGAATGTGAACCCATATATGAAGAACTTGATGGATGGGATGAAAGTATAGAAAATTCAAGAAGTTATGATGAACTTCCTGAGAATGCGAAGTTATATTTAAAGAGGATAGAAGAGCTTACCCATACAAAAGTATCAATAGTTTCTGTTGGTCCAAAGAGAGATCAAACGATTAGAGTTAGTGAAATATAG
- a CDS encoding DnaD domain protein, which translates to MSTFVFKTKKSHYTPLSNIFIDKFMPKARGEFVKVYILGLKYCISGELGVSAEIIATNLHLLETDVINAWNYWNDENVVKLIPIDNMGNYNVEFLDLDETPKEDDNINLLEELNKNSTKDMLQDIEKLLSRPLSSKEMTMYISWLKDFNFSPEIILLLIQYCVSKGKNDYRYIEKIAISWYDSKIKSVADAQNFIKKNEDKWIKIKKVLNYLGIKDTNIMKPQENMLNKWIESFNFSLDIIFKACEICFERINKADFKYIDAILVNWYNEGIKTLEDVDKKDRRKNFSKNNPKFKHIKNSSGTFNNFEQRNYNFNDLEKKLLGWDK; encoded by the coding sequence ATGAGTACTTTCGTATTTAAAACTAAAAAATCACATTATACTCCTCTAAGCAATATATTTATAGACAAATTTATGCCAAAAGCTCGTGGGGAATTTGTAAAAGTATATATATTAGGTTTAAAATATTGTATCTCAGGTGAACTTGGTGTGAGTGCTGAAATTATTGCTACTAATCTTCATCTCTTAGAGACGGACGTAATAAATGCATGGAATTATTGGAATGATGAAAATGTAGTTAAACTTATTCCAATAGACAATATGGGAAACTATAATGTTGAATTTCTTGATTTAGATGAAACTCCAAAAGAAGATGATAATATAAATCTTTTAGAAGAATTAAATAAAAATTCTACAAAAGACATGCTTCAAGATATAGAAAAATTATTATCAAGACCACTTTCTTCTAAAGAAATGACTATGTATATAAGTTGGTTAAAAGATTTTAACTTTTCACCAGAAATCATATTATTGCTTATTCAATATTGTGTCTCAAAAGGCAAAAATGATTATAGGTACATAGAAAAAATAGCAATCTCATGGTACGATTCCAAAATAAAAAGTGTAGCTGATGCGCAAAATTTTATAAAGAAAAATGAAGATAAATGGATTAAAATAAAAAAGGTATTAAACTACCTTGGAATAAAGGATACAAATATAATGAAACCCCAAGAGAATATGCTAAATAAGTGGATAGAATCCTTTAATTTCTCTTTAGATATCATATTTAAAGCCTGCGAAATATGCTTTGAAAGAATAAATAAGGCTGATTTTAAATATATAGATGCAATACTTGTAAACTGGTATAATGAAGGAATTAAAACATTAGAAGATGTTGATAAAAAAGACAGAAGAAAAAATTTTAGCAAAAATAATCCAAAGTTCAAGCATATAAAAAATAGTTCAGGAACCTTTAATAATTTTGAACAAAGAAATTATAATTTTAACGACTTAGAGAAAAAACTACTAGGGTGGGATAAATAA
- a CDS encoding ATP-binding protein encodes MIKKYQLEVSKIYEDIRNFEKKSLHERRDLIKQKIPQIFDIEKQISKLCLNLSMSALNNTVDNKDYLKLLREKTTNLRIKKSELLVSNGYPIDFLDMHYKCSKCNDTGFIGIKKCDCYKQKLVKLYYENSDLKNLLTKNNFDKFSFELFSAQRNDNEYKSPRKNMQEIVSNCWSYIENFRDSNENIMFFGNSGTGKTFLSICIAKELLDKGYLVVYRTSEILLQDLKSIRFNNDKELEDLILNCDLLIVDDLGSEQITDFSKTELFNFLNTKLLKQKKMLISTNCSLETLLKNYSERISSRLLGEFTLHKFYGEDIRIKKNIHNKRNQ; translated from the coding sequence ATGATTAAAAAATATCAATTAGAGGTATCTAAAATATATGAGGATATACGTAACTTTGAAAAAAAATCTCTTCATGAAAGAAGAGACCTTATAAAACAAAAGATTCCTCAAATATTTGATATTGAAAAGCAGATAAGCAAACTGTGTTTAAATCTCTCTATGAGTGCTTTAAACAATACAGTGGATAATAAAGATTACTTAAAGTTACTGAGAGAAAAAACAACAAATTTAAGAATAAAAAAATCTGAGCTTTTAGTGAGTAATGGTTATCCAATAGATTTTTTAGATATGCATTACAAATGTTCAAAATGTAATGATACTGGCTTTATAGGTATAAAAAAATGTGACTGCTATAAACAAAAACTCGTAAAATTATACTATGAAAACTCAGACCTGAAAAATTTGCTCACTAAAAATAATTTTGATAAATTTAGCTTTGAACTGTTTTCTGCCCAAAGAAATGATAATGAATATAAAAGTCCCAGAAAAAACATGCAGGAAATAGTATCAAATTGCTGGTCATATATAGAAAATTTTCGAGATTCAAATGAAAATATAATGTTTTTTGGAAATTCAGGTACTGGAAAAACGTTCTTATCAATCTGTATAGCAAAAGAACTATTAGATAAAGGATATTTGGTAGTTTATAGAACCTCAGAAATTTTGCTTCAGGATCTAAAATCTATACGATTCAACAATGATAAAGAACTTGAAGATTTAATATTAAATTGCGATTTACTTATTGTTGATGATCTAGGTTCAGAGCAAATAACCGATTTTTCAAAAACAGAACTATTTAATTTTTTAAATACAAAATTGTTAAAACAGAAAAAAATGCTTATATCAACCAATTGTAGTTTGGAAACTCTATTAAAAAATTATTCAGAAAGAATATCTTCAAGACTTTTAGGAGAATTTACACTACATAAATTTTATGGAGAAGATATACGGATAAAAAAGAATATCCATAATAAAAGAAATCAATAA